GATGCTCCTTTCAAAATCAGTGTTCGGAATTACGTTACGAGATCACGCCCAGCAGGTCGTCTTCACGCACGAGCTGGTATTCTTTGTTGTCGATCTTGACTTCGGTGCCGCCGTATTTCGGCATCAACACGCGGTCGCCGACCTTGACGTCGAACGCAACCGGCTTTCCATCGTCGTCAACCTTCTTGCCGATGGCGATGACCACGCCCTCCTGGGGCTTTTCTTTGGCGTTGTCGGGGATGATGATCCCGCCTTTGTTCTGCTCTTTCGGGTCAACGGGTTCAACCAGAACACGCGCGCCGAGTGGACGGATTTTAGCCATGGTAACTCTGCCTCCTGTTTGTTTGTGTGATTTAAGGTCTGTTTTCCCCGGGGATCCGAATCCCGGAAAAGTGTTTATTTCTTCTTGTCGTCGTCGACCATGGTGAAGTCGGCGTCGATCACCCCGTCTGAGTCGGGTTTTTTGCCGGTGTCGCCGGCGTCCTGTGCGCTGCTCGTGCTTCCGTCTGCTGCAGGGCCGCCAGCGTGCGGCCCCGTTTTCGCGTAAAGCTCCTGGGCAACGGCCTGCATGGCGGTGTTGAGCGCTTCCTGCTTGGCCTTGATCGTCCCGATCGCTCCGGACTTCAGCGCCTCCTTCAGCTCGTTAACGGCATGCTCGACCGGCGCCTTCTTCTCTGCGGCGAGCTTGTCGCCGTTTTCCTTCAGCACTTTCTCGGTCTGGTAGACGAGGTTCTCGGCGAGGTTGCGAGCCTCCACCTCCTCGCGTTTCTGGTTGTCTTCGCTGGCATGCGCCTCGGCGTCGCGCCGCATCCGCTCGATCTCCTCCTTGGAGAGGCCGCTGGAGGCGGTGATGGTGATCTTCTGCTCCTTGCCGGTGCCCAGATCCTTGGCGCTGACGTGGAGAATGCCGTTGGCGTCGATGTCGAAGGTTACCTCGATCTGCGGCACGCCGCGGGCTGCGGGCGGGATGCCGTCGAGGCCGAAGCGGCCGATCGTCTTGTTGTCGGCCGACATCTTGCGCTCGCCCTGCAGGACGTGGATGTCC
The sequence above is a segment of the Lentisphaerota bacterium genome. Coding sequences within it:
- a CDS encoding co-chaperone GroES encodes the protein MAKIRPLGARVLVEPVDPKEQNKGGIIIPDNAKEKPQEGVVIAIGKKVDDDGKPVAFDVKVGDRVLMPKYGGTEVKIDNKEYQLVREDDLLGVIS